The Alnus glutinosa chromosome 7, dhAlnGlut1.1, whole genome shotgun sequence genome includes a region encoding these proteins:
- the LOC133873527 gene encoding syntaxin-related protein KNOLLE: MNDLMTKSFTNYVDLKKAAMKDADLEAGDLEMASSTTYMNSDLGLFLEEAEKVKKEMALLRDILGKLQQSNEESKSLHKPEALKSLRTSINVDILTVLKKARTIRSQLEEMDRANVANKRLSGSKEGTPIYRTRIAVTNGLRKKLKELMMDFQGLRQRMMSEYKDTVGRRYFTVTGEYPDEEVIDKIISNGGEEFLGRAVQEHGRGKVLETVVEIQDRHDAAKEIEKSLLELHQVFLDMAVMVEAQAEQMDDIEHHVMNAAHYVKDGSKDLKTAVGYQRNSRKWMCACLILLLVLILVVVIPIVTSFSNS; the protein is encoded by the coding sequence ATGAACGACCTTATGACCAAATCCTTCACCAACTACGTGGATTTAAAGAAAGCGGCCATGAAAGATGCTGATCTGGAAGCCGGAGATTTAGAGATGGCATCTTCCACAACCTACATGAACAGCGACCTTGGTCTCTTCCTAGAAGAGGCCGAGAAGGTGAAGAAGGAGATGGCCCTACTCCGGGACATTCTGGGCAAACTACAGCAATCCAACGAGGAGAGCAAATCCCTTCACAAGCCTGAGGCCTTGAAATCCTTGCGCACCAGTATCAACGTGGACATACTCACCGTGCTCAAGAAGGCCAGGACCATCCGCTCTCAGCTCGAAGAAATGGACCGCGCCAACGTTGCTAATAAGAGGCTCTCAGGCTCCAAAGAAGGCACCCCGATTTACAGGACCAGGATTGCAGTCACCAACGGGCTGCGCAAGAAGCTCAAAGAACTTATGATGGACTTCCAGGGGCTGAGGCAAAGAATGATGTCCGAGTACAAGGACACTGTGGGCAGACGCTACTTCACCGTGACGGGGGAGTACCCGGACGAGGAGGTTATAGATAAGATCATCTCTAACGGAGGCGAGGAGTTTCTGGGAAGGGCGGTGCAGGAGCACGGGAGGGGGAAGGTGCTGGAGACGGTGGTGGAGATACAGGATAGGCACGATGCGGCCAAGGAGATCGAAAAGAGCCTGCTGGAGCTGCATCAGGTGTTTCTGGACATGGCCGTGATGGTGGAGGCGCAGGCTGAGCAGATGGACGACATTGAGCACCATGTCATGAATGCTGCCCACTATGTCAAGGATGGTAGCAAAGATCTTAAGACTGCAGTGGGGTACCAGAGAAACAGCAGGAAGTGGATGTGTGCCTGTTTGATACTTCTCCTTGTGCTGATTCTTGTTGTGGTCATCCCCATTGTAACCAGTTTCAGCAATTCTTGA
- the LOC133873049 gene encoding aquaporin SIP1-2, protein MGAIKAAIGDAVLTFMWVFSASTLGAATTVTARALGIEGLVWPSVFITTVLLFFLVFVFTLIGDALGGASFNPTGTASFYAAGLGPDTLFSMALRFPAQAAGAVGGALAIMEVMPKHYKHMLGGPSLKVDLHTGAIAEGVLTFLISFAVLLIVLRGPRSPILKTWLLAMATVALVISGSNYTGPSMNPANAFGWAYVNNWHNTWEQFYVYWICPFIGAILAAWVFRVLFPPTPAKQKKA, encoded by the exons ATGGGCGCGATAAAGGCGGCAATCGGAGATGCAGTGCTGACATTCATGTGGGTTTTCAGCGCATCCACGCTTGGGGCAGCGACTACGGTGACAGCCAGAGCCCTTGGAATTGAAGGTCTGGTGTGGCCTTCTGTCTTCATCACTACcgtgcttttattttttctcgTCTTCGTCTTCACCTTGATCGGTGATGCCTTGGGTGGGGCCAGCTTCAACCCCACCGGCACAGCCTCCTTTTACGCTGCCGGCCTGGGTCCCGACACCCTCTTCTCCATGGCCCTACGCTTTCCTGCTCAg GCAGCCGGTGCTGTGGGTGGTGCTCTGGCAATCATGGAAGTGATGCCGAAGCACTACAAGCACATGCTTGGTGGGCCTTCTCTCAAAGTTGACTTGCATACTGGAGCCATTGCGGAGGGGGTGTTGACTTTCCTCATTAGCTTTGCTGTCCTTTTAATCGTACTCAGGGGTCCTCGTAGCCCTATACTGAAGACATGGTTACTTGCGATGGCGACAGTGGCATTAGTCATTTCGGGTTCTAATTACACTGGACCTTCCATGAATCCTGCCAAT GCCTTTGGTTGGGCATATGTCAACAACTGGCACAACACATGGGAGCAGTTTTATGTCTACTGGATCTGCCCCTTCATTGGAGCAATATTGGCTGCTTGGGTCTTCCGGGTTCTCTTTCCCCCAACCCCAGCGAAACAGAAGAAAGCCTGA